The segment caaattggatgcagtctattacagtgccatccgttttgtcaccaaagccccatatactacccaccactgcgacctgtacgctctcgttggctggccctcgcttcatatacGTCGCCAAGCCCACTGGCtcaaggtcatctataagtctgcTAGGTGAAGccccgtcttatctcagctcactggtcaccatagcagcacccacccgtagcacatgctccagcagttATATTTCacaggtcacccccaaagccaattcctcctttcgccacctttccttccagttctctgctgccaatgactggaatgaactgcaatttttttttttttttttatcactgaagcctcatatctccctcactaactttaagcaccagatgtcagagcagctcacagatcactgcaccagtacatagcccatctgtaaataggccatccaactacctcagtcccatactgttattttatttatttttctcctttgcaccccagtatctctacttgcacactcatcttctgcatatctatcactccagtgtttatttgctaaattgtaatcatttcaccactatggccaatttattcccttacctttattccctaaataaaggtgaaataaaaataaaatatgtaccggcatttgttgtttctctaaaatctgcgttCTTGACATAacgcgctgcatgatttacaactgttcCGTTGACGGGGTGCTGATCCTTAAGTCAGCCAaatcagctatgtttttaaaaaaaagacagtaaatgaggctgaacgaactgtcgctgccagacaagactccgctgatagccaggtgtagcagtggtaaggattcattcCATGGTGCTAATAAGAAAGCACCGTTTGTCACCactatagtgcaattaatgtattgttgagatatatatatatatatatatatatatatatatattgccccaccaagatttacatgttaAAAAAGCCACTGTAAATAGTACATGTTCTCTAGACCTATAGTAAGTAGCctagaattctaaataaaataaatctaGCTTGTTTAAAGaaaaaatacatttgtaaaaatatgGTGTCAATGAAAGATACCCTCATTCTTCCGTACTCGCTCTCTGAAGTGGATCATGtctagaagggatacagcttttgtcaaattgaaGTCAAAAGTTGCATTTTTAGCTAACTCCTAAACCTTTTCCTAATCTTAACCTAATCCACCTAACCTGCTATTTTTATTCGCCCaacctgctgcataaattatcttaaacctgctacgaaaagtcaattTTAACTAAAActgtatcccttctagacaaaacCTCTGAAGTGGTGTAATAATTTGGCAGCCATGGAGCTCTCGACAGAGTAGCAAACTTCTAAGACACACACTCTTGACCCATCAACCTCACAAATTAACAAACGCTTCGGCGCCAGTGGTAGTACACTTGGCCTAGACAGGCGTCCACTGCAAACTGCACTTTTTCCTCTTTATATTTGCTTAAAAAGGCCTGGGTAATAGAGAAGGTTGTGCTTTCAAacgagtttctctcattctctttcatctgaaatgacatttatttttgcattgTCACATGCTTCTTCCGTCTGTGTGCCAACAGCCTATTATATATATCTTTATCTGTCTCGGCGAAAGAAAATGACCAAAAATGGTCACAACGCTACACTGCTGGCCTTGTCTAGTCGACGCTAGGttgtaaaatgtttaaaaaagtgtTCAACCTAAGCCTGGCAATGAATCATCGCTCCCTGACACATAATTTGCATGTTAGCCATCTGTGTCGACAAAAGAAGGTGTGTACTCTGAAATGTCAACAACTGTCACACCGCATCTCCACCGATGAACCATGAAAAAATCAAATCCTAATCGAGTGAAACATTGTGACCATCGCTGGTAACACAATATAGAACTAAATAATACTGAAACTTTACTACATCCGTTATAAAACATGTACTATTCAATTAAAAACAAAACCTGTTATCTGCCAACCTACTATGAAAACTTTAATCCCTTCCACCGAAAATCCAGACAGCTACTTTAACCTCTCCTCTGTCGAGAACCAGGAAACAGTAACATCTAAAGACAACATGTTAACAAGAACACAAAGTAACATTACATGTTCTACTGCACTTACCTCTCTCAACGCGTTGTTTCCCTTATAAATGGCAATTATGTATCAATCCCTTTCTGCCAAATTAATTGAATGCACCCAATTTCGGAACTTGGAAGAGTCTCTTTGACACTTGCGTGAGCCACGCTCTCTTGTCCAACCGGGAAGGACATTCTCTGACGTCCCACCCCTCCTTGCCCATCTCGCCAATGATAATCGCTCTCTCGTGTCGCACAATGTGCACACTTTCAGATTGATTGACACATGCAGGTGATACGAGTGGGTATGCAAAATATACCATACGCAATGCATTTCCGATGTTGAGTGGTGCCACCTGACACTATGATGACATTGGCAGATGTCAGGCTCTACTTTTttgtttctcacacacacacatcacctgaCTCTGGTTGGCACAAACAAAATCAGATATTACATTCATTTTTATTCCTTGCATATTAAGACTGTACAGAAATTAATAAAACTTGGAATTAAATGTGACCTAAGCAGCATCAAAATCCATGTCCATTGCCTCACAGGTTTGGTTTCtccacaggtctaggatcagctgATTGGTGTTAAGACgattcttcacacacacacactgcaggttTCCAGACCGACTGACTCGGGATCAGAGAATAACAGAAATCCTCTGATACACCAGGCAGCACATCAGTTTCTCAAGTCTCCAGACAGGAATACAGAACTGCATCATGGGCACTAAGAGGAGCAAATCCACACACCAGGGCCATATAGTACAACATGTAAACCATAACATACTACACAGTCCTACATATTTGGTAGAATATTTTACAGCTAACATGTACCGTAGCTGAAAGGAAATTATGTTGTCAGTAAACAGTTTGGCAAACATCTTATATTTTGGAGTCAAACTATGTACAGTATCTAATGTATGTAATGACAAGACTCATACTTACACCGCTTCACACGCTGTGTTTAACATCTTAGCTGGTGAGAGAAAAACAGAGGATAaagagtgaaaaggaggaagagagaaatacATCCAGAGAGAGATGCAGGAAAGAGAACCTCACCCTCGTGCCCCTCTCCCTCTCGTAgtgtctcagtcagtcagtccagtatCTCCTTGATGCACCAGCAGCAGAGTACGAAGTAGAAGCACTCCTTGAGGGACTGGATGAAGCCATAGGCCATGTTCCCACCAAGGAAGTTCTTCCCTCTGCCTAGGCCCATGGCCATGTCACGCAGGTTCTGCCCGAGGGAGGAGGGCATGGCCTGGGGGAGAGGACGCTGGGGGTGCATGGCTCTGTTCCACACGGAGGACAAGAGGAAGAAATTATAGAAATGGGAGATGAGAGGAATAGGGGTCAGGTCAATcccagaggagtagaggaggaaaggaagaggagaagacCAGGGTTGGACTGGGTGTGAGTGGACAGAGAGCTCCTCCTATAGTGACATCAACActaccaacaccagggggtgTTCGCTCAGCTCCTGATCTTTCTCTATTCTATTCTTCTACACTCTGGAACACAGACACACCAGTCACCCCTGGTTGTGAAACATTCTGTTCACTGGCTCTGGGTGTGTTCTgcaccccaccacccctctctctgcatctctaggGTTTTTGCCAGTCTGGAACAGACTAGCTCGgtgctctccgtctctctctatgtaAAGCATAATCTATCCACCACACCTACAGTACACCCCTCAGGATAGTTCCAGTATCACCTGCTCAATGCAGCTCTACTGTAAAAGCGCACAATATTCCTCCTCTCTTTGTCCAGGACTGTGTGACAGCCTATTGTTTCTCTCTTCTGGTAATCTGTGTTTTGTGTTCTGAACAGGTTGAAATAAGTAAGCCTCACTATTCTGATTTCTATATTGTTGGATGACTGCGTGGTGGTCATCGTCCAGGTTGAAATTATTCTGTGAATGACAGCTATAGGACATGTTCTCACCAGAGGTCTGAATATACAACATTTGCTGACATGGACCCTGCACCAATACACATTCTCTAACCCTAGACCCTACTGTACACCTTGGCACTTAATGTAGAGGCACAACtagcctccccctcccccctgtgGTAATTCAACAagcctccccctccccctgtgGTAACTCAACAAGCCTCGTCCTCCCCCTGTGGTAACTCAACAAGCCTCGTCCTCCCCCTGTGGTAACTCAACAAGCCTCGTCCTCCCCCTGTGGTAACTCAACAAGCCTCGTCCTCCCCCTGTGGTAACTCAACAAGCCTCCCCCCTGTGGTAACTCAACAAGCCTCCCCCCTGTGGTAACTCAACAAGCCTCCCCCCTGTGGTAACTCAACAAGCCTCCCCCCTGTGGTAACTCAACAAGCCTCCCCCCTGTGGTAACTCAACAAGCCTCCCCCTGTGGTAACTCAACAAGCCTCCCCCCTGTGGTAACTCAACAAGCCTCCCCCCTGTGGTAACTCAACAAGCCTCCCCCCTGTGGTAACTCAACAAGCCTCTCCCCCCCCCTGTGGTAATTCAACtagcctccccctcccccctgtgGTAATTCAACtagcctccccctcccccctgtgGTAATTCAACtagcctccccctcccccctgtgGTAATTCAACAAGCCTCCCCCTGTGGTAACTCAACAA is part of the Salvelinus fontinalis isolate EN_2023a chromosome 6, ASM2944872v1, whole genome shotgun sequence genome and harbors:
- the LOC129856661 gene encoding lens epithelial cell protein LEP503-like — translated: MHPQRPLPQAMPSSLGQNLRDMAMGLGRGKNFLGGNMAYGFIQSLKECFYFVLCCWCIKEILD